The following nucleotide sequence is from Mycobacterium sp. 3519A.
CGCGACGGAATCGTTGAGCTCGTATTTCACGGAATCAGCCATGGCTAACGATGTTACGTAACGACGTTACGAAAGCCAACAGCGAATGTGGGTACTCACCCGCCACTGACCGAGGGGCGGCCGATGAATCCGGTAGAGCGAATCACACGTCGGGTCGACTGCTGGCAGCAGCGCCACCCCGTGGTTGCCGTGCCCGTCGCGGTGGTGAAGAAGTTCGGCGACGACGAGGCAGGCAACCTCGTCGCCCTGCTGACGTACTACGGGTTCCTCGCCACCTTCCCGCTGCTGCTGGCGTTCACCGCCGTGCTGGGAGTGGCGCTGCGCAGATATCCGGAGTTGCACGCGAAACTGGTCAACTCGGCGTTCGCCGAGTTCCCGATCGTCGGCGGCCAGATTCACCAACAACTCGGTGTCGAGAGATTCAGCGGCACCAGCTTTGCGCTGACAGCCGGAGTGCTCGTCGCGGTATTCGGCGGCCGCGGTTTCGCCCATGCCCTGCAGAACACCTTGAACACGGTGTGGGCCGTGCCCAAGACCGACCGCCCCGGCTTGTTGCCGCGTTACCTGCGGACGCTGACCCTGCTGCTGCTGCTCGGATCCATCGTCATCGTCACCGGCGCCGCAAGCACGTCGGCGGCGACCGCGACGTCGCTCGGGTTCGGCGGCCTGCCCGCACGGCTCGTCAGTTTCACGGTCGGCGCGGTGCTGGGCTTCGCGTTCTTCCTCGCGCTGTTTCGGGTGGCCGCCGCGGGACAGGTGCCGACCAGGAATCTGCTGCTGAGCGCCGCGGTCAGCGCAGTCGGCTGGCAGGTGCTGCTGATACTCGCGGGATACGTTGTCGCACACCAACTTCGGCATGCGCAGGCGATCGCGGGTCTGTTCGGTGCCGTGCTTGGCCTGCTCGCCTGGCTCGCGCTGCAGGCCACGGTGATCGTGTACGCGATCGAAATCGACGTGGTCCGCGTCAAGCGGCTGTGGCCGAGAAGTATCGTCCAGCCGCCGCTGACCAAAGCCGACGAGGCGTACTACACCGACAGACTGCGCGCCGAAACGCAGCGGCCGGAGCAACAACTCGACATCGAATACGACAGGCAGCCCGCCGATCCGCGCTAGTTCAGGTCGCGGCGATGCCTGCCGTTGATGACCGTGGTGTGCGCCTCTTCGAACGCGGTGTCGACGTTGTTGCGTAGTTGCGCCGCGTTGTACTGGGTGCGGTACCGGTCACGCAGATCGTCGGCGGCGGCCTTGACCCGGTTGATCTCGACGCGCAGCACTTCTTCACGGCTCTCGCTGGCCGCGTAGTGGTAGTAGGTCAACAGATTGCGCAGCAGTTCGAGCTTCTGCTTCTCCTGGCGGGCCAGGTCGTGTGTGGTGAGCAGCTCGAGTCGTTCGACGGGATGCAGCGTCGCCCAGTCCAGCACCGCGCTCGACCGGTACTGGGGTCTGCTCTGTCTGCGCCGCCCGGTGTCCTTCGGTTGGTCGTAATAGGTGACCGCGCCGTGGAACCGCGACGCGATGGCTTCGCCGAGCTCGCGACGGTCCAACGCGGAATCCCACACGATCCGCCATTCCTGGTTCGGCGCCAGATAGGGAATCTCGGCGGGCAGGTTGAGTTCGGTGATGTCGACGTAGCGGTCTTCGTAGGCGCTTTCGTACTTGCCGACGGTCGGCGGGTTCGCGAACTCGAAGCGGATGCCGTACGCCGGGGTGCGGCCGAAGTTCTTCACCACCAGTTCGATGAGGTGCCAGTCGCTGGCGCTGGGTTCCATGTACATCGCGACGTTCGGCTGCAACAGCTCCGCGGCGTCTTCCTTCGCCCGTTGGTACTGACGCCATGCGTAGATCAGCGCTGCGATGCCGACCACCACCGCCAGCCACGCCGCCAGCGCCGTCCACGCTCCCGACGACATGCCGAGCACGTGGTCACCGAACCAATCCACGCAGCGAAGTAAACCATGGTCGGCGGCTCCCTTCAGCATTCGCCGGCGCCGGTCTTTGCTCGTTGCTGGAAAGCCCCAGCATGATGTGTCACCAGGGACAGAAGTGCCTGACGGGACTGCCGCCTGATAGCCGACATTGGCAAATACTCGTCGCCCAGCGAACGGGACTGTTGTCGCCCACAGCAAGCGTTCAGGAACTGCGGGGATGTCGCCCCACAAGGGTTGCCAGCCGCGCGAACGCCGTTATGACGTCGACCGGGAAATGTTCGCCACCCTCCGGCTTCTAACGATTCACGGCGACGGAAATGGCGGAATGGCCGGTTCGTTGCCGTCCGAGTTCACTTGCCGATCGCGATCGAACAGGAACGCGACGATCTGGGCGATCGTGTTTGCGTTGGTCAGCGCCTCGCCGACATTGCTGACCGAATGATCGCCGAGTCCGACGAGATGGAAGTACTCGTGGGTGATCACATCGCGACGGAGATCGTCTGACACGGTGAAGAACGGATCGCAGACGCTCACCCGGGGATGCGGGTCGCTCGCGAGGGTGGCCGCGAAGGGAACGCCGCCGGGCACCAATGCACACCGGCCGCTCGTTCCTTGGTCGACGACGGTAACCGGTTGCGCGAGGTTCTGGTTCATCAGTCCAATCGTTGCTTGCAGAGCCGAACGCAGACCCGCATCCAATGGTTGGGCACTGACGAGCAGGCGCCGCGACAACACCTGTAAGTCGCGCGCATGGGACACACTGATGATGCCTGCCTCGAATGTCCGCGCAGGTTCGGGTAATTGGTCGGCAATGTTGATTTCGGCCTGTAAGCCGACCAGGCGGTCGCGGACCGCGGTGAGCGAGTCACGGCTTCGCCGGTGGGCGATCGAGAGCTGGCTGGCTCGTGTGACGCCGCCGGCCAGCAACTCGTCGTCCAGAGACTTGATCGTGCGCTTCCCGACGATGTTGTCGGCGTCCTGCTGAATCGCGAAGTTGATGATTCGCCGAATCCGCTTGTAATGCAGTACGGCATCGGCCGTCGCGGGCCCGTAGGTGAGATTGTCCTTCTCGTCGAACGGAATCTCGATCTGTTCCAACGTCTCGAGAGCCAGTTGAATCTTCAGGACGTGCGTGCCGAAGCTTCCCGGCGTGACGTGACTCGCGTCGTCGACGAGCGCTTTGTTCAACCTGTCGTCCCCAGCGAACTGGGCTGATTGCAGTGGCATTGTTGTCATCCCCCTCTGATGGATATTGGTTAGAGCCCGACGTGATCGGCGTAGACCAGCCGCTCGGTGGTGGACGGCCCCCGCTCGCCCGGCTTGGGGTCGGCGGCGAGCACTTCGAATTCCTCGACGAGCACGCGTAAGTCATCCGACGTGCCGGGCGTGACAAGCTGTTCCGCAGGTTCCAGCTTCAATGCCCCTGTCCACGACGCCTTGAATGCGGTCGCGTCGACACCCGCCAGCTCACACGCGACCGCCCGCACGTCGGTCCAATCGAGATCGGATTTTCCTCCCGCGGCCCGCGCCTGCAGCGTCGCACTGACCCGGCGAGACTTCGCGAGCCCGTCCCGCAGTGAGGCGCTGTCGGTTGGCTTCACGGGCTTCTCTGCGCCCGGTTCCGCTGTCACCGCGGTGACTCCGGTCAGCGTGATGCGTACCTCACCTGCCTCGGGTCGGCTCAATGTCGCGATCCGTTCGGGGGGCAGCTGCACGAAGTCCGTCGCGACGACTTCGGAAGACTCCTTCCCGACAATCGAGTTGGGCTGGTACCGAGCCAGCGACAGTCGCAGGAACGGCCACACCGCGTTGGCCGCATCGAGAACCACGTCGACGAACCACCGCTTGCGTCCCCTGTGGAATTCCGGCCTGAACATGTAGGCGTTGACCACCTTGTCCCGGTCGGCGAACTGATCGGACTTGCGCTGCTTGACCACATGCAGCACCGGTCGGCCGGGTCCTTCGAGCGGTGTCATGGCCAGTTGGGCTGCGCGCTGCTGCCACGCCGGCAGCACAGGTACTTCAAAGGAATTCGCCATCGCCGGTCCGGCCAGGATCGGGTCACGCGCCCACAGGCTGACCTTCTCGTCCGGTGTGAGCCCTGGATCGCCTGTCGTCAGGACGGCCAACAACTCTCCGCTGCCGCTCGAGTACCACGGCCGTTCCAGCCAGATGCGGACACCGCTGCGCCGGATCCGGCGGATCGCGAACGGGTGCTCGGGTTCAGACGTCTGCTCCCACATGAACATCGGGATCACGGAGTGCACCACAGGTGGTGCCGGCACCGCGCAGCTGGGAATGTTCACGGCGACTTCGTTGCCTGCGGATTCAAGGTCGTCTGCGGGCGGAAGTTCGCTGGGCGCGAAGAACTCCCGGTAACGCGATGTGCCATGCAGCCGGTAGTTGACCACTCGCGCCTTGGTGTCCGGCAGCTTGTGGATGGCCGTCCGGATGGCGACTTCGGAGGTGCGGTCGCCGACGTGCTCGGCGTCAGACTGCAGTGTCAGCAGGGAATACCGTTCGTGCTCCTCGATCCGGTGATCGACAACGATCTCCTTGGACGCCACGAGCATGGGTTCGTCGGTAGCGGGATCGTCGATCAGGTCATCCCAGCGCGCGCGCAGCTCGACCTTCTCGGTGCTGGCGCCGTGCACGTCGATGACGCCGTCGAGGTTGGCGGTCGGGACGTCGGCCGCGCGTGGTTGCGCCACCAGCTTGGTGATCGTCGGCGGGCGGGCGGGCCGCACAGTGGCATGTACCAGACGCAGGCTCTCGTCCGGGGTCAACCACCACAGCCAACCGTCTCGCGCCGCGCGGGCGAGCGTCTCGCGGTCTGCCTCAGGCACATTCGGGTCGTGCACAGGATGTAGCTTCCACAACGCCATCTTGTCCAGGTGGTCGACATCCAGCGTGGTGGAGAACGCCACCGCCACCTGCTCGCCCGGAGGCAAGCCGACGTTGATGACGTTGCCGTCCTGCTTGGCATCCAATCGCGGCGCGGTGTGCAGCACCAACCGCAACGGTTGCAGCTCTGGCCATTGACCGGCGTACTTGATCGCGACCGACTGGAGGACACGGGGATTGGCCATGCGGTGATCGGCGCCTGCTTCGTAGAACACTAGTGCCACACCGTTGGCCATCGGGTCCGGCAAGTAGGGCAGCACAAGGTTGTCCACGTCGTGGACGATGTACTGCCCCTCGGCCGGTTGCTTGTCGTGCTTCGGGTCGTTGGTCGGATTCTGCAGGTCGTCGAGATCGACGAGGCCGGTGGCGCCCGGTGTGGCCAGCAGCGCCATACCCGGTTGGACGATCGTCGCAGTGGGGGAGTTGAGGTCCTGGATCCGGGTGTGGAAGAGATTTCCGCGTTCTTTCAGGGCGATCGCGTACGCGCGCGCGTGGTCGCCCGCCCGCATCAGTGCGTCGAACCGGCCGTCGAGTTCAGCCTCCATCTGGCTGCCCTTCGGCGGCACGATGTGGCGCTGGCAGAGCCCAGGATCTCCGACCAAGCCCGTCCGAATGACCATCCGCTGCAACGACTCCCCGGCTGTGTACGCGACGCGGGGCACCAGCGTCGGTGCCGGGATCGGATCCCACCGATAGAACGGTCGCGGAGTGCTCACCGTTTGTGGATCGCCGGAGTCGGCGAACAGCCCCGCCAATCTTTCCGGCTCGATGTCCAACTGGGGGTTCATCCGCACCGCCGACGCGTGTTCAACCGCCGATGCGGACGCGCGTTCGATCTCACCGGGAGTGCCTTCGGCTTGCGGCGCCCGGG
It contains:
- a CDS encoding YihY/virulence factor BrkB family protein produces the protein MNPVERITRRVDCWQQRHPVVAVPVAVVKKFGDDEAGNLVALLTYYGFLATFPLLLAFTAVLGVALRRYPELHAKLVNSAFAEFPIVGGQIHQQLGVERFSGTSFALTAGVLVAVFGGRGFAHALQNTLNTVWAVPKTDRPGLLPRYLRTLTLLLLLGSIVIVTGAASTSAATATSLGFGGLPARLVSFTVGAVLGFAFFLALFRVAAAGQVPTRNLLLSAAVSAVGWQVLLILAGYVVAHQLRHAQAIAGLFGAVLGLLAWLALQATVIVYAIEIDVVRVKRLWPRSIVQPPLTKADEAYYTDRLRAETQRPEQQLDIEYDRQPADPR